From Chryseobacterium sp. IHB B 17019, one genomic window encodes:
- a CDS encoding WG repeat-containing protein encodes MKKIIFVLFSSVCLGQTDQYKQILLTKKLGKEVHSYTKGYGMTTDAKTGKSGIVDSLGNITFDYPSKSEISHLWKNRFILKVKAGNSNGKIALIDEKGKELIPLAQFKYRTWEKKDRLIYSKQGKECVYDFNGKQIIPFSDKIEFASESRFFVKKNGIWLIYDFNGNKISDREFTDDLRFYKGRTYLTKGEKSGEIIDNNGKTLSTISNHNIDNINAFPYLVTLDPIKNKYGIIDEKENVIADEIYEQAFVGREYIYLTKDDNVSIFSKKEGRVYGLDYHYVNPLFNGLFKTSQDSKNPKAAVIKLNGEIVFPKEYDRIEGLNIAGEKYLYLRKGEEETILDKNLEKVLKDDYEIEKIFPNTLIVSKSGVYYKFSPTDAQYKELKGFAEMKPLESYPMLIGKNTENLYGILDEQGNEIIPFIYNDIITFVGANEFVVKKDNKFGITNHKNEPLTEVIFDKYLADKKGIKLIKGKDSEYIYFSEQEDRNFID; translated from the coding sequence TTGAAAAAAATAATTTTCGTGCTGTTTTCATCGGTTTGCCTTGGACAGACGGATCAGTACAAGCAGATACTTTTAACCAAAAAACTAGGCAAAGAAGTACATTCCTACACGAAAGGCTACGGAATGACCACAGACGCCAAAACCGGGAAATCCGGAATTGTAGACTCTTTAGGCAATATTACTTTTGATTATCCTTCTAAAAGTGAGATCTCTCATTTGTGGAAAAACAGATTTATTTTAAAAGTAAAAGCCGGAAATTCCAACGGAAAGATTGCTTTAATTGATGAAAAAGGAAAAGAATTAATCCCTTTGGCTCAATTTAAATACAGGACATGGGAAAAAAAAGACAGGTTAATTTACTCAAAACAGGGAAAAGAATGTGTTTATGATTTTAATGGAAAACAGATTATTCCTTTTTCTGATAAAATAGAATTCGCAAGCGAGAGTAGATTTTTTGTTAAAAAAAATGGAATTTGGTTAATCTATGACTTTAACGGAAATAAAATTTCGGACAGAGAATTTACCGACGATCTTCGTTTTTATAAAGGCAGAACTTACCTTACAAAAGGTGAAAAGTCCGGAGAAATCATTGATAATAACGGCAAAACGCTAAGTACAATTTCCAACCATAATATCGACAATATCAATGCTTTTCCTTATTTGGTAACTCTTGATCCGATAAAAAACAAATATGGGATTATTGACGAAAAAGAGAATGTAATTGCAGATGAAATCTATGAACAGGCTTTCGTGGGAAGAGAATATATTTACCTTACAAAAGATGATAACGTAAGCATTTTTTCAAAGAAGGAAGGAAGAGTGTATGGTCTTGATTATCATTATGTAAACCCATTATTTAATGGGTTATTCAAAACTTCTCAAGACTCTAAAAATCCAAAGGCTGCAGTCATAAAACTGAATGGAGAAATTGTCTTTCCAAAAGAATATGACAGAATAGAAGGTTTAAATATCGCTGGTGAAAAATATCTTTACTTAAGAAAAGGCGAAGAAGAAACGATCCTGGATAAAAATTTAGAAAAAGTCTTAAAAGATGATTACGAAATAGAAAAAATATTTCCTAATACATTGATTGTAAGCAAAAGCGGTGTCTATTACAAATTTTCCCCAACAGATGCACAATACAAAGAGCTGAAAGGGTTTGCAGAAATGAAACCCTTGGAATCGTATCCAATGCTGATCGGGAAAAATACAGAAAACCTGTACGGAATACTTGACGAGCAGGGAAATGAAATTATCCCGTTTATCTACAATGATATCATAACTTTCGTTGGAGCTAATGAATTTGTAGTGAAAAAAGACAACAAATTCGGAATTACCAACCATAAAAACGAGCCGCTGACAGAAGTTATTTTCGATAAATATCTAGCGGACAAAAAGGGAATAAAACTCATCAAAGGAAAAGATTCAGAGTACATCTATTTTAGTGAACAGGAGGACAGGAATTTCATCGATTAA
- the fabG gene encoding 3-oxoacyl-[acyl-carrier-protein] reductase has product MKLLEGKVALITGATRGIGKGIAEMYAQQGAKVAFTYAGSVDKAKELEATLSSVTQIKGYQSDASDYDAAQKLVEEVMAEFGQIDILINNAGITRDNLLLRMSKEDWDTIIKVNLDSVFNLTKAAIKPMMKAKSGSIINMTSVVGISGNAGQANYAASKAGVIGFTKSVALELGSRNIRCNAVAPGFIETEMTAALDDKKVQEWRDGIPLKRGGKPEDIANACVFLGSEMASYITGQTLNVDGGMLT; this is encoded by the coding sequence ATGAAACTATTAGAAGGAAAAGTAGCGCTAATTACAGGAGCTACGAGAGGAATCGGGAAAGGGATTGCTGAAATGTATGCTCAACAGGGAGCAAAAGTAGCATTCACTTATGCGGGATCTGTAGACAAAGCGAAGGAATTAGAAGCGACTTTAAGTTCTGTAACTCAAATTAAAGGTTACCAATCTGATGCATCAGATTACGATGCGGCTCAAAAACTGGTTGAGGAAGTAATGGCTGAGTTTGGCCAGATTGATATCCTGATCAACAATGCAGGAATTACAAGAGACAACCTGCTGTTGAGAATGTCTAAGGAAGATTGGGACACAATTATCAAAGTAAATCTGGATTCTGTTTTCAACCTTACAAAAGCGGCTATCAAGCCGATGATGAAGGCAAAATCAGGGTCTATTATCAATATGACTTCAGTGGTAGGGATTAGCGGAAATGCAGGCCAGGCAAATTATGCTGCGTCTAAAGCAGGAGTTATCGGTTTTACAAAATCTGTAGCCCTTGAGCTGGGTTCCCGAAATATCCGTTGCAATGCAGTTGCGCCCGGGTTTATCGAAACCGAAATGACGGCTGCTCTGGATGACAAAAAAGTTCAGGAATGGAGAGACGGAATTCCGTTGAAAAGAGGCGGAAAACCTGAGGATATTGCCAATGCCTGTGTGTTTTTAGGAAGCGAAATGGCGTCTTATATTACAGGTCAAACGTTGAACGTTGACGGCGGAATGTTGACATAA
- a CDS encoding carboxy terminal-processing peptidase, translated as MWKNFKLNKFLLLIPLTSLMFCFNSPQNDDEKMQTIMVSVKNTLSYLHYSPKPINDAYSKDVYKHYFELVDPAKRYFLQSDMDEFGKHETKLDDYINTGDLTFYKLTIDRLYQRVDEIDKITQEIFSKPISLEEDESLTLEPKLKKVPANKQEQYNEWKKFIKYNILQEIESMNSKEEAQKEKKDSVQKYKLKDTIKYQPLNQEAKIKKATDEVKDLVKETFTRFKKRKKMDWFTVYMNAYTEVFDPHTNYYSPKDKEDFDTNFTGKVIGIGAIIQEKKGNLYLGALTIGAPAWKSKQLSEGDKILKVKSKPKEDAVNVVGMLSDEAVRLIRGEKGTPVTLTVQKKDGSIKDVTMIREEVAIEDTFARSIVVNSPNGKKYGFINLPSFNADFEDAKGRNASDDIKNEILKLKEQNIQGIVLDLRNNGGGSLTEVGDIMGLFMNAGPYVQVKDGNGKIQTLKNKNETPIWTGPLVIMQNELSASASEILAGVMQDYGRAMIIGSPQSFGKGTVQTFVDLNRFLNTEDDFGSLKLTIQKFYKITGESTQRKGIVSDIQMKDFFTYAEIGERYDDFALAWDKIPSTNFQKLNYFNIQTLEKASADRMAKNAKYQLLLESAQWREQLDKEETITLNINKFNELMKQRKAQIEKFKSLTKFENGLQFTMYQNEIEREKKDEAFKKKSEIWIKNLKKDLYLQEAMNIIADMSVKS; from the coding sequence ATGTGGAAAAATTTCAAACTAAATAAATTTTTACTTCTAATTCCATTAACAAGTCTAATGTTTTGTTTCAACTCGCCACAAAACGATGATGAAAAGATGCAGACGATAATGGTGAGCGTAAAAAACACACTTTCCTATCTACATTACAGCCCGAAACCTATCAACGATGCCTATTCAAAAGATGTTTATAAGCATTATTTTGAATTGGTGGATCCGGCTAAGAGATACTTCCTGCAGTCGGATATGGATGAATTCGGAAAGCATGAAACAAAGCTTGATGATTATATCAACACGGGTGATCTTACGTTCTACAAACTGACTATTGACAGGCTGTACCAAAGAGTGGACGAAATTGATAAAATCACTCAGGAGATTTTCAGTAAGCCTATCAGCCTTGAAGAAGATGAAAGCCTTACCCTTGAGCCAAAATTGAAAAAAGTTCCGGCCAACAAACAGGAGCAATACAATGAGTGGAAAAAATTCATCAAATACAATATTCTTCAGGAAATTGAATCGATGAACAGCAAAGAAGAAGCTCAGAAAGAGAAAAAAGATTCTGTTCAGAAATATAAGCTAAAGGATACCATCAAATATCAGCCATTAAATCAGGAAGCGAAGATCAAAAAAGCTACAGATGAGGTAAAAGATCTTGTGAAAGAGACGTTTACAAGATTTAAAAAGAGAAAGAAAATGGATTGGTTTACCGTATATATGAATGCTTATACTGAAGTTTTCGATCCGCATACCAACTATTATTCTCCAAAAGATAAAGAAGATTTTGATACCAATTTCACAGGAAAAGTAATCGGAATTGGGGCAATTATCCAAGAGAAAAAAGGAAATCTTTATTTAGGGGCCCTTACTATCGGTGCTCCGGCCTGGAAGTCAAAACAGCTTTCGGAAGGTGATAAAATTTTAAAGGTAAAATCTAAACCAAAAGAAGATGCCGTAAATGTTGTAGGAATGCTTTCTGACGAAGCTGTACGCTTAATCAGAGGTGAAAAAGGAACACCAGTGACTTTGACTGTTCAGAAAAAAGACGGAAGCATCAAAGATGTTACGATGATCCGTGAAGAAGTTGCTATAGAAGATACTTTCGCAAGAAGTATTGTGGTAAACTCTCCAAACGGTAAAAAATATGGTTTCATCAATTTACCAAGCTTTAATGCTGATTTTGAAGATGCTAAAGGAAGAAATGCTTCCGATGACATTAAAAATGAAATCCTTAAACTTAAAGAGCAAAACATCCAGGGAATTGTTTTGGATTTAAGAAATAATGGAGGTGGTTCATTAACGGAAGTTGGTGATATTATGGGACTTTTCATGAACGCAGGACCTTATGTTCAGGTAAAAGATGGAAACGGAAAAATCCAAACTTTAAAAAATAAAAACGAAACTCCAATTTGGACAGGCCCTCTTGTAATCATGCAAAACGAGCTTTCTGCTTCTGCTTCTGAAATCTTGGCGGGTGTAATGCAGGATTACGGAAGAGCAATGATTATCGGTTCGCCTCAATCTTTCGGAAAAGGAACTGTTCAGACGTTTGTTGACTTAAACAGATTCTTAAATACAGAAGATGATTTCGGGTCTTTAAAGCTGACGATCCAGAAGTTCTACAAAATTACAGGAGAATCTACTCAGAGAAAAGGAATCGTTTCTGATATCCAAATGAAAGATTTCTTCACCTATGCTGAAATTGGAGAAAGATATGATGATTTTGCTTTAGCTTGGGACAAAATACCGTCTACAAACTTCCAAAAGCTTAATTATTTCAACATTCAGACTTTGGAAAAGGCAAGCGCAGACAGAATGGCTAAAAATGCAAAATATCAGCTGTTGTTAGAATCTGCTCAATGGAGAGAACAACTAGACAAAGAAGAAACAATTACTCTTAATATCAATAAGTTCAACGAACTGATGAAGCAAAGAAAAGCTCAGATCGAGAAATTCAAATCGTTGACTAAATTTGAAAACGGTCTTCAGTTTACAATGTATCAAAACGAAATTGAGAGAGAGAAAAAAGACGAAGCATTCAAGAAAAAATCTGAGATCTGGATCAAAAATCTTAAGAAAGATCTTTATCTTCAGGAAGCAATGAATATTATTGCAGACATGAGTGTAAAATCTTAA
- a CDS encoding GMP reductase, producing MRIEYDIKLGFKDVMFRPKRSTLKSRSEVDLEREFTFRHTKKKWKGTPIIAANMDTVGTFEMAVELAKDKIITAVHKHYSVEEWSAFLNSQPDSIHQYIALSTGTGKSDEEKIRTILEKHPKIEFLCIDVANGYSEHFVDFVKKARANFPDKIIIAGNVVTGEMVEELLLVGADIIKVGIGPGSVCTTRVKTGVGYPQLSAIIECSDAAHGLGGHIIADGGCKVPGDVAKAFGGGADFVMLGGMFAGHDESGGEIIEENGKRFRLFYGMSSKTAMDKHSGGVAEYRASEGKTVKVAYKGPVSETVKDILGGVRSTCTYVGASKLKELSKRTTFIRVQEQENQIFKD from the coding sequence ATGCGAATTGAATATGATATAAAACTGGGATTCAAGGACGTGATGTTCAGACCGAAACGTTCTACATTGAAATCCCGTTCTGAGGTTGATTTGGAAAGAGAATTCACATTCAGACATACTAAAAAGAAATGGAAAGGAACCCCGATAATTGCCGCTAACATGGATACGGTGGGAACTTTTGAAATGGCTGTAGAACTGGCAAAAGATAAAATAATTACAGCTGTTCATAAGCATTATTCCGTTGAAGAATGGTCAGCATTTTTGAACAGCCAGCCGGACAGCATTCATCAATATATTGCTTTAAGCACGGGAACCGGAAAATCAGACGAAGAAAAAATCAGGACAATCCTCGAAAAGCACCCAAAAATCGAGTTTCTCTGCATTGATGTAGCCAATGGTTATTCCGAACATTTTGTTGATTTTGTGAAGAAAGCAAGAGCTAATTTCCCTGACAAAATCATCATTGCGGGCAATGTGGTAACCGGAGAAATGGTGGAAGAGCTTCTTCTCGTGGGAGCAGATATCATAAAAGTGGGCATCGGGCCGGGTTCTGTTTGTACAACAAGAGTAAAAACAGGCGTTGGCTATCCTCAGCTTTCCGCGATTATCGAATGTTCTGATGCGGCGCATGGGTTGGGAGGGCATATTATTGCAGACGGTGGCTGTAAAGTTCCGGGAGATGTGGCCAAAGCTTTTGGTGGAGGTGCAGACTTTGTAATGCTGGGCGGAATGTTTGCCGGTCATGATGAAAGCGGCGGCGAAATCATTGAAGAAAACGGTAAAAGATTCAGACTGTTCTACGGAATGAGCTCAAAAACCGCGATGGATAAACACTCTGGTGGTGTTGCAGAATACAGGGCTTCAGAAGGGAAAACAGTGAAAGTGGCTTACAAAGGTCCGGTTTCGGAGACTGTGAAGGATATTTTGGGAGGTGTTCGATCTACCTGCACGTATGTGGGAGCTTCAAAATTGAAAGAACTGTCGAAAAGAACGACTTTTATTCGGGTTCAAGAGCAAGAAAATCAAATATTTAAGGATTAA
- a CDS encoding prolipoprotein diacylglyceryl transferase produces the protein MDFPVTFHIFGKTVLAHPVFEALGMFIGMRYYFYLKRKSKEKLPFNTSAAVLIGAMAGALLGSKLIGNLENPYKLFEHFDFKTFWTNNTIVGGLAFGLIGVELAKKVVGHKESTGDLIVFPLILAIIIGRIGCFLTGIYEETYGIPTDSIFGMHLGDQYLRHPVALYEIVFLIMLWICLKLIEREKIYPPGFVFQLFMLSYFTFRFFLDFIKPRLELIGNLGTIQLVCIAVIIYYIFKLKSTKTVNSH, from the coding sequence ATGGATTTTCCTGTTACTTTTCACATTTTCGGCAAAACGGTTCTCGCACATCCTGTTTTTGAAGCATTGGGAATGTTTATCGGAATGCGGTATTATTTTTATTTAAAAAGAAAATCGAAGGAAAAACTTCCCTTTAATACTTCTGCTGCAGTTTTAATAGGGGCAATGGCGGGAGCTTTATTAGGTTCAAAATTAATTGGCAATCTGGAAAACCCGTATAAACTTTTCGAACATTTTGACTTTAAAACTTTCTGGACTAATAATACGATTGTCGGCGGATTGGCTTTCGGGCTGATCGGAGTGGAACTGGCAAAAAAAGTTGTCGGACATAAAGAAAGTACAGGAGATTTAATTGTTTTTCCTTTAATATTGGCCATAATTATCGGAAGAATCGGCTGTTTTCTGACAGGAATTTACGAAGAAACCTACGGAATTCCTACAGATTCCATCTTTGGGATGCATCTTGGAGATCAATATTTGCGGCATCCCGTTGCTTTGTATGAAATTGTATTTTTAATAATGCTTTGGATTTGTTTAAAATTAATTGAAAGGGAAAAAATATATCCGCCAGGTTTTGTGTTTCAGTTGTTTATGCTCAGTTATTTTACTTTTAGGTTTTTCTTGGATTTTATAAAACCGAGATTGGAATTAATCGGAAATCTTGGAACCATTCAATTAGTCTGTATTGCTGTAATTATTTATTATATTTTTAAATTGAAAAGCACAAAAACTGTAAATTCACATTAA
- the surE gene encoding 5'/3'-nucleotidase SurE, translating into MERPLILVTNDDGITAPGVRNLVSFMNEIGEVVVVAPNSPQSGKGHAITINSTLSFEEVHLEGPQRDFSCSGTPVDCVKMALDKILPRRPDIVVSGINHGANSSINVIYSGTMSAAVEGGVEGLPSIGFSLLDFSWEADFTQAKEYIQNIVRRTLENPMPKGIVLNVNIPKLSKEEIKGVKICKQAHAKWEESFDERVNPHGKKYYWLTGYFNNMDDSEDADETALANGYISIVPVKFDLTAYEYMKTLEEVMNFD; encoded by the coding sequence ATGGAAAGACCACTTATTCTGGTTACAAATGATGACGGAATTACAGCGCCGGGAGTCAGAAATCTTGTCAGTTTTATGAACGAAATCGGAGAAGTTGTTGTTGTAGCTCCCAACTCTCCACAAAGCGGTAAAGGCCATGCTATTACCATTAATTCTACCCTAAGTTTTGAAGAAGTACATCTTGAAGGCCCTCAAAGGGATTTTTCATGCAGCGGAACTCCCGTAGACTGTGTAAAAATGGCTCTCGATAAAATTCTTCCAAGACGACCGGATATTGTAGTTTCAGGAATCAATCACGGAGCGAATTCTTCAATCAATGTGATCTATTCAGGAACGATGTCCGCAGCTGTAGAAGGCGGCGTAGAAGGACTCCCGTCAATAGGTTTTTCCCTGTTGGATTTCAGCTGGGAAGCAGATTTTACCCAAGCAAAAGAATATATTCAGAATATTGTCAGAAGAACGTTGGAAAACCCAATGCCAAAAGGGATTGTTTTAAATGTAAATATCCCGAAACTTTCTAAAGAAGAAATTAAAGGCGTAAAAATCTGCAAGCAAGCTCACGCAAAATGGGAGGAAAGCTTCGACGAAAGAGTAAACCCTCACGGTAAAAAATATTACTGGCTTACAGGATATTTCAACAATATGGATGATTCTGAAGATGCTGATGAAACGGCTTTGGCGAATGGATATATTTCCATTGTCCCTGTGAAGTTTGATTTAACGGCTTACGAATACATGAAGACGTTGGAAGAAGTAATGAATTTTGATTAA
- a CDS encoding radical SAM protein has protein sequence MPVRNYTYYDYTISLCPECLKRVGAKIIIEDGAVFMTKRCPDHGFFKTKIASDVHYYKNIRNYNKASEIPVHFGTDVEYGCPYDCGLCVDHEQHSCLSIVEVTDRCNLTCPTCYAMSSPHYGSHRSLEEIEAMFDIIVKNEGEPDVVQISGGEPTIHPEFFKIMDLAKSKPIKHLMLNTNGVRIANDPGFAEKLATYAPEFEIYLQFDSFKPEVLQDFRGKDLTDVRMKALEKLNALNLSTTLVIVLQKGKNIDEIGKIIDFALKQKCVRGITFQPVEIAGRNREDSAHEKITLTEVRQEILNQFPLLNSDDIIPVPCNPDALAMGYILKLEGETIPLTRYINPADLLNNETRNTIVYEQDTGLQMQLLDIFSTGISVDKVQPKVNQLLCCLPEVSAPNLDYDNLFRIIIMNFMDAHDFDVRAVKKSCVHIVNKDLKMIPFETMNLFYRDDKIKYLEELRKEDKVLF, from the coding sequence ATGCCAGTAAGAAACTATACATATTACGATTATACCATCAGCCTTTGCCCGGAATGCCTGAAAAGGGTAGGTGCAAAAATCATTATTGAGGATGGCGCGGTTTTTATGACCAAAAGATGTCCGGATCACGGTTTTTTTAAAACTAAAATTGCTTCCGATGTTCATTATTACAAAAATATCAGAAACTACAACAAGGCTTCGGAAATACCTGTACATTTCGGGACGGATGTAGAATATGGCTGTCCGTACGATTGTGGTTTATGTGTTGATCATGAGCAACATAGCTGTCTTTCCATTGTGGAAGTGACAGATCGTTGCAACCTTACTTGTCCCACTTGTTATGCCATGTCTTCACCGCATTACGGAAGCCACAGAAGTCTGGAGGAAATTGAAGCAATGTTTGATATTATTGTTAAAAACGAAGGTGAGCCGGACGTTGTCCAGATCAGTGGAGGTGAACCGACGATTCATCCGGAATTTTTTAAAATAATGGATCTTGCCAAATCGAAACCCATCAAACATTTGATGTTAAATACAAACGGGGTACGGATTGCCAATGATCCCGGTTTTGCAGAAAAGCTGGCAACGTATGCTCCGGAATTTGAAATTTATCTTCAGTTTGATTCTTTCAAGCCCGAAGTTTTGCAGGATTTCAGAGGGAAAGATCTCACGGATGTCAGAATGAAAGCTTTGGAAAAATTAAATGCTTTAAATCTTTCTACAACCCTTGTAATTGTTCTTCAAAAAGGTAAAAATATTGATGAAATAGGAAAAATTATTGATTTTGCTTTAAAACAAAAATGCGTCCGCGGAATTACTTTTCAGCCCGTTGAAATTGCCGGAAGAAACCGAGAAGATTCTGCTCATGAAAAAATTACATTAACGGAAGTAAGACAGGAAATTTTAAACCAGTTTCCTCTCTTAAATTCTGATGATATTATTCCTGTTCCCTGTAATCCGGATGCTTTGGCTATGGGCTATATTTTGAAGTTGGAGGGTGAAACAATTCCTTTAACACGGTATATCAATCCTGCTGATTTACTGAATAATGAAACCCGGAATACAATTGTCTACGAACAGGACACAGGTTTGCAGATGCAGCTTCTGGATATTTTCAGTACCGGGATTTCTGTGGATAAAGTACAGCCTAAAGTGAATCAGTTATTGTGTTGCCTTCCAGAAGTTTCAGCTCCGAATTTGGATTATGATAATCTGTTTAGGATTATTATTATGAATTTTATGGATGCCCATGATTTTGATGTGCGTGCTGTGAAGAAATCATGTGTTCATATCGTTAATAAAGATTTGAAAATGATTCCTTTTGAAACGATGAATCTTTTTTATAGGGATGATAAAATTAAATATCTTGAAGAATTGAGGAAAGAGGATAAGGTATTATTTTGA
- the rsmI gene encoding 16S rRNA (cytidine(1402)-2'-O)-methyltransferase, with the protein MSGILYFVPTPVGNLEDMTFRAVNVLKEVDYILCEDTRTSGILLKHFEISKPLKSYHLHNEHQATEKVITDLKNGQNIAIITDAGTPGISDPGYLLGKAGADHQIEMICLPGATAFVPALVVSGLPNNEFLFAGFLPQKKGRQTKLKQLAEEKKTIVLYESPHKINTTLEQIKEFFGEETKVSLSREISKKFEETKRGTINELIEFSKSKTLKGEIVLIVNNSI; encoded by the coding sequence TTGAGCGGAATTCTATATTTTGTTCCTACACCGGTCGGGAACTTGGAAGATATGACTTTCAGAGCGGTAAATGTACTGAAAGAGGTTGATTATATTTTGTGCGAAGACACGAGAACTTCAGGGATTCTTCTGAAGCATTTTGAGATTTCCAAGCCTTTAAAATCTTATCATCTGCATAATGAGCATCAGGCCACGGAAAAGGTGATTACAGACCTTAAAAACGGTCAGAATATTGCGATTATTACCGATGCAGGAACTCCAGGAATCTCGGATCCGGGTTATTTGCTCGGAAAAGCGGGAGCAGATCATCAGATTGAAATGATTTGCCTGCCGGGAGCAACAGCTTTCGTGCCGGCTCTGGTAGTTTCCGGGCTGCCGAATAATGAATTTCTTTTTGCCGGGTTTTTACCTCAGAAAAAAGGAAGGCAGACAAAGCTGAAACAGCTCGCAGAAGAGAAAAAAACCATCGTTTTATACGAAAGCCCTCACAAAATAAACACAACTTTAGAGCAGATCAAAGAATTCTTTGGGGAAGAAACTAAAGTAAGCCTGAGCAGGGAAATCTCCAAAAAATTTGAGGAGACTAAAAGAGGGACAATCAATGAATTAATTGAATTCTCAAAAAGCAAAACTTTAAAAGGTGAGATTGTTCTCATTGTAAATAATTCCATTTAA
- a CDS encoding DUF6056 family protein: MKLVQNIILFLSILLCIGLIYIAFFNVYQTDDYIYSWGAKRLGIIGNSIDFYTNWGGRYFGYTLNMLNPVSQDPENILPKLYPIFLFSTFIGVSALNFKQYFKYSFSDSLVKGFLLFFFYTTLLISISEHYYWISGANIYFIPLILSGFLLLFYGKFQESGKMGWFLLSAVLVAILMGSNEILALILLGALIVLNYQIKSKENRILLIIGTIGFLISFLAPGNFKRLADSTDIFYIKWAKRVGVLGANTIYIAFKTVLVLPLFIKVFEKELQIIIKKISFKKAVLIWAISFLPLLFTGYIMNTVGRQFENIIFFFLLTFSVVMMFRWKGIKKLWGISFIVVFLPQFNIFPERYSNFNIDYNLSSIVKEILYTDLKAYDQEIEDRISAIKNSKEDSLILNKIKTVPNVLYFDEMSSVNEDKKYVNDQLQKYFNKKYIRTE, encoded by the coding sequence ATGAAATTAGTACAGAATATCATCTTATTCTTGTCGATTTTATTATGCATCGGTCTGATTTACATTGCTTTTTTTAATGTATATCAGACCGATGATTATATTTATTCCTGGGGCGCAAAAAGACTCGGGATCATAGGAAACAGTATAGATTTTTATACAAATTGGGGCGGAAGATACTTTGGATATACTCTTAATATGTTGAATCCGGTTTCTCAGGACCCGGAAAATATTTTACCTAAACTCTATCCTATATTTTTATTTTCAACCTTTATTGGCGTTTCTGCCTTAAATTTTAAACAATATTTTAAATATTCCTTTTCAGATTCATTAGTGAAAGGATTTCTGTTGTTTTTCTTCTACACAACTCTTCTGATAAGTATTTCCGAACATTATTATTGGATTTCAGGAGCGAATATTTACTTTATACCTTTGATTTTATCAGGTTTTTTACTGCTTTTTTATGGTAAATTTCAGGAATCAGGAAAAATGGGATGGTTTCTTTTAAGTGCTGTATTAGTGGCAATTTTAATGGGATCTAATGAAATTCTGGCATTAATTCTTTTGGGAGCCTTAATCGTATTAAATTATCAAATTAAATCAAAAGAAAACAGGATTTTATTAATCATCGGAACGATAGGATTTTTGATAAGCTTTTTAGCACCCGGAAACTTCAAACGACTGGCAGATTCTACAGATATCTTTTATATAAAATGGGCAAAAAGAGTAGGAGTATTAGGAGCAAATACCATTTATATTGCATTCAAAACTGTGCTTGTACTGCCACTTTTTATCAAAGTTTTTGAAAAAGAATTGCAGATAATTATTAAAAAAATAAGCTTTAAAAAAGCAGTTTTAATTTGGGCAATTTCATTTCTGCCCTTACTTTTTACGGGCTACATTATGAACACGGTCGGGCGTCAGTTTGAGAATATTATTTTCTTTTTCTTGCTTACTTTTTCCGTGGTGATGATGTTTAGATGGAAGGGGATAAAAAAATTATGGGGAATCTCCTTTATTGTTGTTTTTTTGCCACAATTCAATATTTTCCCTGAAAGATATTCTAATTTTAATATAGATTATAACTTAAGCTCTATTGTTAAAGAAATCCTTTATACAGACTTGAAAGCCTATGATCAGGAGATAGAAGACCGTATTTCTGCCATTAAGAATTCAAAAGAAGATTCTTTGATTTTAAATAAAATAAAAACCGTTCCCAACGTCTTGTATTTTGATGAAATGTCTTCCGTAAATGAAGATAAAAAATACGTGAATGACCAGTTGCAGAAGTATTTTAATAAGAAATATATCAGAACAGAATAA